Proteins encoded in a region of the Maniola jurtina chromosome 12, ilManJurt1.1, whole genome shotgun sequence genome:
- the LOC123869973 gene encoding transmembrane protein 127-like, with amino-acid sequence MSCLTCIRGLKTTLSFKDKELNKIAAFFNILTFLLTCAALVQPSWFRIKGLHCTQSLSLTQFFTFDEDDADDNDHDEDNDQILIHQREFDTISRSDLNGLPPCTTPEIITLMRVLILLCFMVLLCSCIGVLINLTSLNSKAIRMLRRNAVPSIMCVFWVIAIVGVCYYTTVVLGNANNSDLNTIQVDYEYGFYTITGAGALALLASAANLWGAPLSNDEDLQRRNLMEDWDGYEAHSVGPTPAVPTLPPYSPSPNFVPSAHPTFAPPVLGTQQYFPFDDLSILPPPPPYTP; translated from the exons GTCTGAAGACAACATTATCATTCAAGGATAAGGAACTTAACAAAATAGCagcatttttcaatattttgactTTCTTGTTGACTTGTGCAGCCTTAGTACAGCCAAGCTGGTTCAGGATTAAGGGTCTACATTGCACACAGAGTCTATCTTTAACACAGTTCTTCACTTTTGATGAAGATGATGCAGACGataatgatcatgatgaagaCAATGATCAAATATTAATACACCAAAGGGAATTTGATACTATTAGCAGGTCTGATTTAAATG GTCTTCCACCATGTACAACTCCTGAGATTATAACACTCATGAGAGTTCTTATATTACTCTGCTTTATGGTGCTTCTATGCTCCTGTATCGGAGTACTGATCAACCTCACCAGTCTGAACAGCAAAGCTATAAGAATGTTGCGAAGAAATGCTGTGCCTAGCATAATGTGTGTCTTCTGGGTGATTGCTATTGTAGGCGTTTGTTACTACACAACAGTTGTATTAGGCAATGCAAACAATAGTGACCTTAATACCATACAAGTTGATTATGAATATGGATTTTACACAATAACAGGAGCAG GTGCCTTGGCTCTACTGGCATCTGCTGCCAATCTGTGGGGTGCGCCATTATCAAACGACGAAGACTTGCAACGGCGCAACCTAATGGAGGACTGGGACGGCTACGAAGCCCACAGCGTCGGCCCCACGCCGGCAGTGCCTACTCTCCCGCCTTACTCACCAAGCCCTAACTTTGTCCCATCAGCACACCCAACATTTGCGCCACCTGTCCTCGGCACGCAACAATACTTCCCCTTTGACGATCTCTCCATTCTACCACCTCCACCACCATACACTCCATGA
- the LOC123870485 gene encoding piggyBac transposable element-derived protein 4-like: MNKKKNKILSDREVEEIVNNLSDLSDLDSDDDVYYQTAPVTSPADYCNLPEDIIIERRLEELFGVREISEENIDIVDRELYSVSCLKDILEENCPDSSVGDTAGQLSGDQLTKATDEHMQEERGQDLTEREIEIQQCFEEIYEDNHPIQADDTNAGPLNINYYETENQTLQCQRIVNVSRTRQPREWKIEKEIHSVPEFINPIRPQSTYNHKTQPIYVFEKFFPEYLVQVIVEQSNIYAAQKKSNNFTPISAEELKAYFGILIMMGLNPLPDMDLFKKITENLHINNNENEPDRSSPDYDKLFKLRPMITELNKVYQEETANSSHQSIDECMVKFKGRSSLKQYMPKKPIKRGFKVWARCDAKTGYLYTFQVYTGKGDNMEDEGLGYNVVMKLATDLPENTLLAFDNFFTGCNLMEDLYKKKIFAVGTVRANRKDLPNIMKKSQPKHLRLQKNQFAAVTAKPITAIKWLDTRDVNVLTTAHHPTDTVLVKRTQKDGTKKEILCPKAIACYTLTMGGVDRFDHFRSSYPINRKCRKFWMRLFFFMFDASIINSYITYSTTHVVNTHSHREFRLRLARGLAPY, translated from the exons atgaataagaaaaaaaataaaattcttagtGATCGGGAGGTGGAAGAAATCGTCAACAACCTTTCCGATTTATCCGATCTTGATTCCGACGATGATGTTTATTATCAGACAGCACCTGTGACCAGCCCGGCAGATTACTGCAATTTGCCtgaagatattattattgaaaggcGTCTTGAAGAGCTTTTCGGTGTTCGAGAAATATCGGAAGAAAATATAGATATTGTAGACCGAGAACTATATTCAGTTAGTTGTCTAAAAGATATTTTAGAAGAAAATTGTCCTGACAGTAGTGTGGGTGACACAGCAGGACAATTATCTGGTGATCAACTAACAAAAGCAACAGATGAACATATGCAAGAAGAAAGGGGACAGGATCTTACTGAAAGAGAAATTGAAATACAGCAATGTTTTGAGGAGATTTATGAAGACAATCATCCAATTCAGGCAGATGACACAAATGCTGGACCgttaaacataaattattatgaaactgaAAATCAAACATTGCAATGTCAAAGAATTGTCAATGTATCCAGAACAAGACAACCACGAGAGTGGAAAATTGAAAAGGAAATACATAGTGTTCCAGAGTTTATTAATCCCATTCGTCCACAATCAACATATAATCACAAAACTCAGCcaatttatgtttttgaaaagtttttccCGGAGTATCTAGTACAAGTTATAGTAGAACAAAGTAATATATACGCAGCACAGAAAAAGAGTAACAATTTTACACCTATATCAGCAGAGGAATTGAAAGCATACTTTGGAATATTGATTATGATGGGTCTCAACCCTTTGCCTGATATGGACTT atttaaaaaaattacggagAACCTACATATTAATAACAATGAAAATGAACCAGATAGAAGCTCACCAGATTATGACAAATTGTTTAAATTAAGACCTATGATAACAGAACTAAATAAAGTGTATCAGGAAGAAACAGCAAATTCGAGTCATCAGTCAATCGACGAATGCATGGTCAAATTTAAAGGGCGATCCAGTCTAAAACAATATATGCCGAAAAAACCAATCAAACGTGGATTTAAAGTATGGGCACGTTGTGACGCCAAAACTGGCTATTTATACACATTCCAAGTATATACTGGGAAGGGAGACAACATGGAAGACGAAGGACTTGGATACAATGTGGTAATGAAACTTGCTACTGACCTTCCTGAAAACACACTGCTAGcatttgacaatttttttactgGCTGCAACCTTATGGAAGACTTgtacaaaaagaaaatttttgctGTTGGCACTGTACGAGCGAATCGGAAAGATCTTccaaatataatgaaaaaatcaCAGCCAAAACATCTTAGGCTacaaaaaaatcagtttgcagCTGTAACTGCTAAACCTATTACAGCCATTAAATGGCTTGATACTAGAGATGTTAACGTTCTTACAACTGCCCACCATCCAACTGACACAGTATTAGTAAAACGAACTCAGAAAGATGGAACAAAGAAGGAAATCCTTTGCCCCAAAGCTATCGCTTGTTACACGCTCACTATGGGCGGAGTTGATCGTTTTGATCATTTCCGATCATCGTATCCGATCAACCGCAAATGTAGAAAGTTCTGGATGCGATTGTTCTTTTTTATGTTTGATGCTTCAATAATCAACAGCTACATCACTTACAGCACTACACACGTTGTGAATACGCATTCTCATAGAGAGTTTAGATTGCGATTAGCTCGAGG GCTCGCGCCTTATTAA
- the LOC123869975 gene encoding phosphatidylethanolamine-binding protein 4-like gives MTCMLYCILVLGILNKVYSVTPQCRTIDVKTLMEGCDRLVGLNITSIGGTMVNDHNCDVLLPKQVFLEEPLFQYPLADSKKFYTILMVDPDAPPKIEGEFFLHMLKSNIPGLALKSLEGSKTTGIDYRGYKPPAPPRGTGIHRYMSLLYEQTEGNNFLPNVPSSRGRFQLANWFRGKSLCGPVAATQFRVQF, from the exons ATGACGTGCATGTTATATTGTATTCTAGTTTTGGGAATATTGAATAAAGTGTACAGTGTAACACCACAATGTAGGACAATCGATGTGAAAACATTAATGGAAGGTTGCGATCGTTTAGTGGGACTAAATATTACGAGCATAGGGGGCACTATGGTTAATGACCATAATTGCGATGTGCTGTTGCCTAAGCAAGTCTTTTTGGAAGAACCACTCTTCCAATATCCTCTAGCTGACTCG aaaaaGTTTTATACTATTCTCATGGTCGACCCTGATGCTCCACCGAAGATAGAAGGCGAATTTTTTTTGCACATGTTAAAGTCCAATATACCA GGTTTAGCGCTGAAGTCTTTAGAAGGCAGTAAAACGACAGGTATTGATTACAGAG GTTACAAGCCTCCAGCGCCACCTCGCGGCACGGGTATACACCGCTACATGAGCTTGCTGTACGAGCAAACAGAGGGAAACAATTTTTTGCCCAACGTGCCTTCTTCCCGCGGTAGGTTCCAACTAGCAAACTGGTTCCGAGGCAAGAGCCTCTGCGGCCCAGTCGCGGCCACACAATTCCGAGTACAATTCTAG